The following is a genomic window from Platichthys flesus chromosome 13, fPlaFle2.1, whole genome shotgun sequence.
GGACGAGGCCGACTCGCTGCCGGGCCGAGCCGGGCTGCTCCTCACCCGACTCTCCGCACTGAGGCAGAGGAACTCATTCTTACATCACAGACATCACAACAGATCGAGGTAACACAACTGGGACTCGACTGTTCTATGATCACAACATGTCCTCAGTTTAAGAAACGATTCCACTGGTGCTGAGCTGACTTCTGTTCTTTCAAACTTCCCAGAGAACAAAGTCTTCAAATCTCAGAATCGTCCGATCACAGCAGTTTACACATCATCTGAGTTTCATGCTCTCGTCTGGTGAACTTCCCGTGACGCCCGTTTACCTCACGACCTGCggagcctcctctcctcctgcgtTCGACACCTTGGACAGATCCTCCAGAGCCGTCTTGTATTCCTTACAGCTGGAACAACAGACGACACAATAACATGAGAACGTTCACAGTTTGAAATTTAAACCAAATCGTCTTCATCTCAAATCTGTGGTCGGACTAAATGTGGCTCGTTGTGTGAGAAGGTGAATCTAGAAGTGTGAGGTGAatggagaacatggaggagggcgGAGTCACCTGAGGGCGAAGGCGATGATGGAGCTCGGCTCCTTCTCACACACGGCGATGGGAACCCGCTCGTGCTCGTACATCAGGTAGTGTTTGTCCGGCTCGCTGTGGacagaggtcacatgacagtccagacacacactggttcACACGTGTTGATACTGCTTGATATTTAAAAGCCGTTCTCACAATGGGATGGGGATGGGGTTGTAGCTGTTGCCAGGCAGGAAGTTGGCGAGGATGGCCTTCATGGTGGACTTCTCCTTCACCTGGCTGTCGGTGGAGCCCACCAGGTGTCCGTCGAACACGTCTGAAaaccagcagagacacagatcaTCAGACCAGAGCTGTGGCGTCCACTGGGAGAGACGGTTCCTGTGAATCGGAGCTTCCACCTTCTGGGAGGCTGACCGAGTCCTGCTCCGTGAAGGAGGGGCCGGGCGTGAGGGGCTCGGCTCCGGGGTCTCCCGGGGACGgcagcagggaggaggtggaggcagagggCATGGCGCTGAGGAGGCGGTCCTCTGAGCGGGAGAACAAACCACAGTCAGGATCAACACCAGCCCAGTTCCAACATGGACCCAGGATCAGATTCGACCTCACCTTTATCCCCGTTCTGAACCACGGGAGACGGGTTTCGAGGGGACGACTCCAGGGCGCTctgaggaaaacaacaacaacaacaacaataaatatcAGTAAACTACATTAAACCTGAATTCTATCCACAGCAGATCCATTTGAGTGTGGCGCTCTGGCAGGATGGCGTTCCTCTAATCCTCCACCGTCGTAACTGATCTGTGGTCACACGGTATCTTTAAGGAAACACCTCGGCCCCGCCCAGCGAACCCAGTGGCTGCTGGGTACTGACCTTGCTGTCGTCAGCGGCCGTCTGTCTGTGCCTTCCCGGGCTCGGGGGGACGGACAGACGCTTCCTGCCTTTTTCCTGCTGGAACAAGTCCTGCAGCCTGAAAGGGACAAAgttgtgatatttgtttttcaagccCTTGAGACACGAGATTCTGGAAACACAGCCGGAGCCGGTTCAGGTTCAAACTCCACGGTTGAGTTCAGTCTGGACGAACAGAATCTCAAACAGTAACGTCCACGTGTTCCCTTCCTGCTGAGGCCAATTCCTTATTCCACGATCCTGTACAACCCTCATATCCTCAAATGAAGGTTCTTGTAAGTGTGGATGCTGACCTGGTGTTCCAGGACTGAAGCATCTCACACAGACCCTGTTTCTTCATCACCAGCGACTCCAGAACCgcctgaagctgctgaggaGAGTCCACGCCACAGACCTGCAGGCGGGCTTGAAGCTTCTCGATCCAGCTGCgcagctccgcctcctccatctgcgcacacacacacaccagtgagaCAACACACACCCAGAGGTGAGGACGTACCGTCAGACCACAGGAGAGTCTGGACCGGCTCGCCATTAGAAAAGGTTCGAGTCCCGTCATGACCTCTCGTGCTACGAGGGAGAACCTACGTCCTTCTGAGCGAAGAggtcctccatcttctcctctcgcGTCTTACTGAAGGTGTCGGTCTTGAGGGACGTGAGCCGGTCATCGATGGCCAAGTACACCTGAGTCACTCTGAAGGGGGACAAGGGGGACGAGCGGGTGGGACATGAAACTCAAGATAAACTCTTCTCTGTCGTCTTTCCTCTAGAATCACACTTCATAATTAAATCTCTTCACGCTGCTGATGTTAAACCAGGTTCTACTGGTCAAGCTGGTTTATTATTGGTCTTGTTTGCTGGATCATTTACTTTAAGGAGAAGTCCTTCAGGTCCTGCTGCAGGCTGCCTTTGGACGGCCCCAGGTTCCTGATGGTGATCTTGGGACGAGGAAGACAAATCTCCAGCAGCCTCACTGAAGTGTAGCTGagagggaaacaggaaacacGGGTTGGTATTTTGGTTATTGCTATTTGAAACTTACTGTAGACTCTTCTTTCTCCATTTGTTTCATGTGTGGAGTCATTtagctttatatttaaataccagCGACCACAGTGTGGGAGATTAAAATAaagcttaaaataaaaaacgacTAATTCCTGGTGATTTTAACCGGAACCAAACAATCAATcttattttctctgtgtctgttcatATCCAACTTTCTGCCCCGAACCAGAGCTCGAGACATTTCCTCTGACCGACCTGAAGGACGCCACCATCTGGTTGTAGGAGAAGTACTGGTGGTAATCTTTGTGCATGGAGTGTCCACACGGCTCGGCATTAGCTCGCCTGGTGTACTGGTGCCCGTAGAAGCGAAGCTCCAGGTATTTGGCAAAAGACATCGACCACGAGTCGTTGGACAGAGGCACGACCGGAGTcacctgagagaggaggagacaatTCACAGTTTAGACTCGTCTTATTACTATAACGTATTTACGTTCATGTCCCCGGGGGCGGTTCCTGACCTGTTTGCAGATGCGGCACCAGGAGTAGTTGAGGATCGTGTGTTGGTAGCCGGGCACGGGGGagtccagctccttcagcacgATCTGCACGCAGCCGCTGCCGTGCACGAACCGGCGGATGTGGTGCACCATGGGAGTCTCACAGTACATACTGGGGCACTGGTAAGACGGCCTGGGAAACACATTGGAATCTCacattatagaattatgttttaaaaaacaaactgatctTAAAGTGCACTTCTATCTGAGTCTTACCTGAAACAATATCGCTCCAGGAAAATCCCCAGAGAGAGGTCGTTCTTACCGTAGAACTCCATGGTGACGATCCTGTGGAAAATAACATCAGTGACTCGttgaaaacaagatggagattgTTCACTGGGGCTCAGAGCGTTTACCAGGGGCTGACGCAGGGGTTGGGCGAGTTGTTGGACTGAGCCGAGGAGCTGCTGAAGAGGACGCACAGTCTCTGATGGTTGACCGGGTTCAGACAGTCGAGCTGAGGGGACGACAGGAACATGAGAACCAGACGCAGCTCAGTTCAGTTCAGGGTTTGTTTGCATCATTAAACCAGAGAACTAATCCCCAGAGGGACGTCTCACTGTTCCTTGTTTGGTCCAAACTCCAACGATAAGACATTTACAGTGACACGATTCAGATCTGAAAAGCTGGGACCAGggaatgtttgtattttataaaaCCTCACGCTCTAAATCCTCAGATTGGAGAAGCAGGAACCAGCGATTATGACAACTGATGGATTGATTGGATTAATTGGATCTCCGCTCACCTTGGGGGCCCAGCTCATGTCATTGAGTTTACTTGGCTTCTCCTCTTCGCTGTCGGCCTTCACCGGAGCTTTGAGCGGCGCCTCCCCCCCCGCTCGGCTCTGGACGCTGAGCGGCGCTGCAGCACCGACGCTGCTGAAGGGGTCGCTGACCTCCCTCTGCCGGATGCGCCCTCCCTTCGCTCTGTAGTCCGCCAGCATCTCGGCCAGACCCTGGCTGCCGTTCAGCTGCTCGATGATGCGGGTGCTGGTCAGACCGTGACAGGGCAGCACTTCCGGAGGCCTGGGGGGGGCATTGCCATTGGTCTGACCTCCGACCAGCGAGGAGGGAGCGGAGTCTTTGAGGAGTTGACGCTTTCTACGGCCGTCCCGCTCCTTCAGGTCCTTgttgaggagaggagacaggtaGACCTACGGGACAGAGACAACTCACCGGTCAGAGAAGTGCGTCCTCCTGTAACTCAAACAGGTGAACATCAGTAAAGTTTGGTACCTGTTCAGGAAAGTAGTCCCTGCTGGGGCAGTTCATGCCAGCGGGTACGAGGAGGAACGGCTCTTTAAACGTGATGAAGGGAGAAATGCACAGGATGATGTCCTTGAGCTCCTGCTTGAAGACGACGGAGATGGACTTCAGCCGGTCGTCAAACGAGGCCACCTGCTCGGCCACAAACATCCCGGTGTCGTCCTGCAGGGGGTCTCGAAACAGCCGAGGAGTGGGCGTCTCTGAACCGTCCTCGTCCTCCATGCTGAGCGAATCCTCCTTGAAGAggctcccctcctccctcgtGTCCCCCTCGGACGAGGGCACGAGTGTGTCCGAGAAGGTCATGTCCTGGTCGTCCTCCATGAGGAAGGGAGGGGACACGGAGAGAGGAGGTGCAAGTGGACTGGAGAACGGAGAGGAGATCATTGTCCCCATGTTCATAGAGGGGGGGGATCTTGTTTTCAGTGCGTCCTGAAGACCGTCCATCTCAACATTTTTGGACAGAACCTCGGAGAGAAAGCCGTCCTCCACAGTCTGTCCAGCCAGGAAAGAGTCTTCACTCCCTGACATCTTCTCCTGACTCTCCCCGcttgtctccctccctccgctgtcctcctccaccccctcttCTGCAGAGACGCTCTCCAGCAGGCAGGGGAACGAGGCGCTTTGGGCCAAGCTGGGCGGCATGGCGAACTCGTCCATGAGGAAGGAGATCTCCAGCTGCGAGTGGTAGGCCACACACACCATGAGCATGATGATCTCCTTCACCCGCGCCAGCTCGTACTCCGAGGCGCCGCGCAGCTTGATGGAGCAGCCGAGGTGAGGAAGACAGCCCTCGAAGAACATCAGGGTTTTCACCTCGTCTACAAGGACAGACACAGAAGGACGTGGTGTGTTACTGTCACGGCAGCGTTCACTGAGAGTGGAGTGTGTTAACACCGGTCTTACTGTTGGCCAGGGTGAAGGGCTGCATGTAGAACTTGTGGCAGGTCCCCAGACGAGGTTTGGTGAGCAGCTGATCCATGGACATCACCAGGTCTCCCTGCGTCATACGACTCACCCTGTCCAAGACTTGCTggacaaagaaaagaggaataaGAGATGATTAAAAATCAGGTGATGTCACGTAACCGTCAAGAATTCAGTTGCTCAAGAATTCAAAATCCTTCCCAGAGACGAGCATCATCCACACAGAAGTTAACCTCAGGTGCTCGGGGGCTGAACTGACCGGTTTGACGTTGATCACCAGGGTGATGCCGTGCTCCAGCAGCATGTCCTGAGCGATGCGGGACACCGTCTTCTCCACCAACACCAGGTTGGGACGGACGTCTACGATGCGCAGGACGTAGTTCTTCAGAAACTCTCGTTCCTGAGGGAGAATcaatcagaaagaaaaaatctgaaaaaccgATGCAGCAACAAAGCAGAAGCAGACgtgttgtttcctctgtgaCGTGAGGCTGATGAGACGGACTCGCTGACCTGCAGCACGATGGGGTCGATGCAGGTGAACTTGGTCTCCTCCCGGTACAGATACTCGATGGAGCACTTCAGCAGCAGGATCTTGGGGTTCTTGATGTAGGCGTTCATCTGTTTACAGGACGTTATATTCAATAATGGCTGGTGAGAATGTATTAATCAATCTTCACTGAACAGAAGAACGTTGACTCTACCTTCTTGTGGGCGATGTTCTTGGTGCAGACGAAGCCGTTCACCACGGTTGAGTCAAACTTCCTGCCTCCAGAAATCTacagcacacaaacagcatcAGTTCTATTCTGAAAACACTCAATGAATGAAGTCTGACAGTTTGACTGATTCAGTGCCCGGTCCCGACCTTCTTGATGTGGACCAGCTGTCGGATGTCCATGTCGTCGTCACAGTTGCGGACGTCGGGCCGCACCGTCTGGACGACCTGTCTGACCACGGGGACGATGACGTCCctccaggacagagacagagactcgctgtagagcagctgctgcagcagcgcCATCATGTGGCTGTGGTTGGCCGAGCTGAACAACACACAGGTTTTCATACTTTAAAATCCCCTTTGAAAAACACCCAGTGAACTGAACTGTGTctcagctgcagacagagagatgtgTCTCCAGTGTGTCACTCACAGGAGCCTCTCCATGGCCTTCTTCTCTCCGTTCTCCTCTCGGAGCTGGTCCAGGGAGCTGTGGTGCCAGCCCAGCGGAGTGAACAGCATCTCTTTGGCCTTTTCCTCCACACGACGGTTGAACAGAGACTCTGCATGAACACGGAGCAGGTTTTAATAACTGTGAGTTTCTCCTCTGTAAAATCCACGAGGAAGGGCAGTTATGAGATGTGAGTTCTTACCCTTGATGAAAGCATCGCTCATGATGATGTTCTGTCCCCCGTCCTCGGACACCAGGAACTCggctgaaagaggagagagatcaCACAGATATCTGACAGTGAGACACGGTGTAGTAACAGTGACGTGTGCACAGCGGGCTGGACACAGCTGGACCCACAAATGAAATGTACCTTTTTGCTCAGTAGCAGGAGGCACATGTGGATATTTGGACTGTTTCTTGATGTGGAAGTTGACATTGTTTTGCTCCATGTTGAGGTTGATGGAGGCCGCGGAGTCGCTGTCCACCACCGACTGGAAGCTGCTGACAGACGTCCTCTTGCTGGGGCTGGCCGAGTCTGGACAGTGACGGGTCAGTGAacccacatttatttatttcactgcatGTCACATGTTTTTTCCatccctctcctgctctttctcACTCGccgcccacattgagtctggttctagaCCTTTATTCCacttaatgagggagtttttctctccacagtcaccaagtgctgctcattgtgggaactgttgggttctCTATGCTTTTTATGGTCTTGACCATAGAAATGAGCAGCTACTGGGATTTTGATCCACAGAAGCCAAACCTGCAGACGAAGAGCAACGATCCAACCAAACACAGTTTATTAAAGCTTGAGACGGGAGGAACCTACTTGGCAACGTGTACTCGCTCTCGTCTGCGAGCTGCTCGGTGTCGCTGTCATCGAACTTGATGTCTTTGAACCAGGACGGCTCTGAGTGTCCCTCCAGGGAGTTGACGCTGTCGCTGTCTGGAGACGGCGTTTCGGAGAACTCTGTATTCTGGAGATCAGACAGAGCAACGTCACCATCAGCACATTTCACCTCCCTGAACCATGTGAGAACTATTTTCACTGCCTCTGGAATGTGAGAGGTGTTTAACCGTGTTTAGCTTTGAACATTAAACGCCTTGTTTCCCAGAGTGCACGGCATTGTGCTGATCAGGAAAGGGGTCAAACCTGGAGGGGGCGGTAGAGAGCATACTCGTCCCTGAAGAGCTGGTCGTGGTGGGTGACACAATCCAGCCAGCGCCCGTCCACCAGCGCCTGGCCTATGGCGATGGCCTGGGCCCTGCGACAGCATGAGTCATCAGCAGAGACacgagaggaagagcagctttCAACTTGTAAATGAATCAGACGCCACTAATGTGATGTATTTAATCctcctctttttatttctcatgtgaaaatagacaaacaaagataaaacttTAAGTAATTCTTGAATCAAAATGCTAAAATTCATTGTTTCAGTTTGTCACATGTGGTTTTTGTTGTCATAAATAATCTCTACTGGATCATTAAAGATATGAAAGTACTGTGTAGAATAGTTTGTCCAGTGAGATCCTACCTCGTGGAGATGGTTCCATTCCTCAGCAGCCAGTTGACCAGCTcctttcccacaatgcaattgGGGTAGGTCCTCAGCCAGTATCTGTGGTCCTGAAACTCCATCCCCGTGTTGTTGTGGCAGATTTTCTTCCACAGGTCCTTCAGCTGAGAGGAGTCCTGTAAGAAAAGATAAGATTCAACATCTCTGTGGACAAATcgagatgaaaaaaacaagatgaagtcgagatgaagaaaacaagagagaaggAACCAAGCCGTCACCAGGAggatcttcctctcctcctcactgtggtCCAGCTTGGTGCCGCTCTTGGCGCCCGACAAGGCCCGGCTGGTGGGGGGGCTGACCGAGCTGTCGTAGGACGGCACCATGGAGGAGCCGGAGCGGTCCAGCGACAGGGTGGTCACACTGGCCGACCtgtgggagagaagaggaaccTGTTGGTTTGACTGTCCTCGGTCCCTGAGCTTCACAATCCAACCCGAGGCGGCACCTGACCTCTTCCTCGCAGGCGACTTGCCGACGTCCTCTTGTAGAGTCGTCAGTCTGGAAGCgaggctgctgctctgaggctcctggtgaatcatactgacacacacacacacacacactttgactgGTGTCCTCTCTGCGCTGCACTTCCTCTACGTCAGGTTTACAGTCAGTGAATTTGAGCATGCAGAAAAGCTTTCGGTCTTTACAGAGGTGGACAGCGTCGGCTTCACCCACAGAAAGCTAAAGCAGAGGCAGGTGTgaaaaaatgaatcaaacaaacagcgACTCACTTCTTTCTCATCCCAATGGGAGTTTTTCTaggccaggagagagagagagagagagagagagagaggatacaGGTTTTCTATGAGGCAAGTTGACAGATAAAATAAGCAGCGAGCACACCGgttcaaaacaacagcagccgaACAGGCGTGGGGTTAAAAAGCTTCATTTAACAGTTTCCCTGTTTTATCCTGTGCATGGTTAATGAACTGTATGGTCAATAAGTAACTTAAAGAGGAGGTTTGTGTGATTTAAGAGTTATTTATTAATTAGTTTCTGACCTGTTAGATCCCAAGCTGACGCGAGTGAGTCTCCTTTTGTTGGTCCCTGTCTCTGGGCAACTTGTAAAGTCTCTCCACAAAACATTCGGTCGTTTTGGATTTTTTTACCTCacctcttttttctgtttttggatTTCATCCGTATCCGAGTAGGGACAGAGGCTCCTTCCATTTGCTCATATGTATCTAACATTAGGCATCAATGAGCCTTTAGAGAGAACTTCTCTTCATGACAAGGAGCCGTCATTATATGATCAGGGGTCTTAACCATGCACAGGgtccagaacaaacacacagatgttttaAACAGCTGGAAATCAAGACGGAGAAAAGAGCGAGAGCACAGCTGGTGAAAACTGGAGAAAAGATGATGGCTGCGTGTTTCCATGACAAAATAATAACGTGATAATACCTCTAATGACTTCTAACATAACAGAACACAGATCAGTGAACTAGGTATtgattttgtgtctgtgtgatgaacactgtgtgagtgtgtgtgtgtgtgtgtgtgtgttcacctctgCCACGTCAGGTCTTCCTCGAGGAAGATGTTCCTGCTGGACTTCCGCCCCCCCACCGGCGTGCGCGGCTCGCTGGGCTCCAACACGCACACGGAGCAGGGCGAGTCGGACAGGGCGCTCAGGTCCTCGCCGATGGAGCCCGAGTCGGCGTAGTTCAGGGCGATCTTACGACAGTAGGTGCAGGCTCGTAGGTCCCCTGGAGAAACAGAGACCACGTCAGAGAGACAAGAAGACGGGGGAGGAACTCAATCAGACTCATTCGGACACAGTGTTGATCTTGAATAGGTCACTGACCCGTGTAGCCCATGAACTTTCCGGGGATTTCCTGGTTGCAGCAGCGGCTGCAGAAGATCTGGCCGCACAGTCGACAGTGGTGGCGCCGGCGGAAGGTGGTGAACTTCTCATTGCAGTCGTAGCACTCTTTACACTGACTATCTGGCATCCAGTACTGCTTCAGGTCGCTGTCCTGAAGAGACACATGAATATCatcaataataaaacacagaagTTCAGACTTTCAAGTTAAAAGATTTAGTTTCCACAACTTCCCAGAGATAGAAAAGTAAAACTCGAGCTCCAGTTTCTAAATCACTTCTCAAGAGGGAAACGAGGTCGAGTTCTGGATGAGCCTGAATAAATACAAGCATGTTTCACGGTGGGTGACTGGAAAACAAGTCCTATTGACTGATGAATccacatttgatatttattacaAGAACAGAAGTGTCTATATGAGGAGACAAACAAGAGGATGATGCCACTTGTTAATGTTTCATATCATTACAGAGGACAAGGAAACTCCAGTCTTATCGGATTAACTGATAATGACCCATGACAGCTTTATAACTCTGGAAATGCCCCCGTGAAGGAGAGAACATCGtgacaagaaaataaatcacatacttaaatatatattttaaatatcacTCATACATAACATACGTTACAAAATACAACTATAACACACTGGTTTCTCATGTTCTGGTATCATAAGTGAACACAGAGAAGGACAAGTTGCTGAAAGGCTTGTTTTAAAGATCTGTTTTCATCCCTGGAGTTCCAGGGACCAGGAGTTTGTACATTCAACTTctttatacacaacactaaCCGAGACACAAACAACGACGGTGAAAAGTGGGGGCAGGGATTTGTACCTGGCTCTTTCCCTCCATGATCTCCTTCAGCCTCTTCAGTGCAGTCCGGAGTTGAACGGCTGTACGAGGGTCATGGTTGCTTAGAGGTGCATCTGCTTTCCTGCTGCCGTCTAGAATAAtccacatgtacacacacacacacacagacacacaaataaatacactaaCTTCACTTTTTCTTTACAATCCATCCTGCTGCATTGTCAAATGCTTGTGTCAGATAAATTGAGGACTTGCTCTGAAGTCGTCTTCCTCATGTCGGTTTAACAGATCCCAGCTCAGTGACAAACATTTGACAACGCACTTCCTCATCTTATGAATAAGTTTGGCAAAATTGTGCAAATGTGTATTAAAAGTATCACATGATGCAAGTAGCACATGatcactaaaaaaaaaaactggccgaggaacaaaaacatgttgagCATAATTTTTGTTAGCTTCAAAATCATTCGTGACAAATCATTCCAGTCATTAGTACCTGAGTGGAAACATCAGGGCAAACCAAGGACCAAGAGAAAGCACTGCATTGACAACGCAAacatcagaacacacacacacacgcatgcactcagacacacaacacggtTTGAGTGGGGTTGAGTTGTTATAgtcaagctaaaaaaaaaaaaaagtgcagaaGGCCCCTCACCTGGCCAATCCACTGGAATCAGAAAAGACATGAGAGCGGTCGTTACAGCCTGAACACGCATTCATCGTCCTCATGAATAATACgattatgaataataataaaaccctTCGCTTTCCTCTGGTCTTAAGAATCTTCTGTAATAAGTGTTAATTAAAAACCTGAAGGAGACTAAACTAAGAAGAGTAAGAAAACTTTTGACGTCAGAAGATAGTGAGGAATGAAGACAATGTTATCAGTGGCCTCTGATTAGTTCATTCAATACGTGACTGAGGCCTAAAATCTACTTCAGAACTTTCAAATACTGGAagatacataaaaaaacaatatatcacACTGTAAAattacacataaatatataaaataaacaaaatccaTGCAGGACTTGTTACCACAACAGCCGAATA
Proteins encoded in this region:
- the pikfyve gene encoding 1-phosphatidylinositol 3-phosphate 5-kinase isoform X2; the protein is MAAEDKSSSSSSTEWSVEPPVLSPTSPSHLTQFKPLTPEQDEPPLRSAYSSFVNLFRFNNKDEGRPPSAAADKPDVPSPSPQSERRSWSTSPSHSLYGSGSHRKQHGDHVRRTSTASDGSRKADAPLSNHDPRTAVQLRTALKRLKEIMEGKSQDSDLKQYWMPDSQCKECYDCNEKFTTFRRRHHCRLCGQIFCSRCCNQEIPGKFMGYTGDLRACTYCRKIALNYADSGSIGEDLSALSDSPCSVCVLEPSEPRTPVGGRKSSRNIFLEEDLTWQRKTPIGMRKNMIHQEPQSSSLASRLTTLQEDVGKSPARKRSASVTTLSLDRSGSSMVPSYDSSVSPPTSRALSGAKSGTKLDHSEEERKILLDSSQLKDLWKKICHNNTGMEFQDHRYWLRTYPNCIVGKELVNWLLRNGTISTRAQAIAIGQALVDGRWLDCVTHHDQLFRDEYALYRPLQNTEFSETPSPDSDSVNSLEGHSEPSWFKDIKFDDSDTEQLADESEYTLPNSASPSKRTSVSSFQSVVDSDSAASINLNMEQNNVNFHIKKQSKYPHVPPATEQKAEFLVSEDGGQNIIMSDAFIKESLFNRRVEEKAKEMLFTPLGWHHSSLDQLREENGEKKAMERLLSANHSHMMALLQQLLYSESLSLSWRDVIVPVVRQVVQTVRPDVRNCDDDMDIRQLVHIKKISGGRKFDSTVVNGFVCTKNIAHKKMNAYIKNPKILLLKCSIEYLYREETKFTCIDPIVLQEREFLKNYVLRIVDVRPNLVLVEKTVSRIAQDMLLEHGITLVINVKPQVLDRVSRMTQGDLVMSMDQLLTKPRLGTCHKFYMQPFTLANNEVKTLMFFEGCLPHLGCSIKLRGASEYELARVKEIIMLMVCVAYHSQLEISFLMDEFAMPPSLAQSASFPCLLESVSAEEGVEEDSGGRETSGESQEKMSGSEDSFLAGQTVEDGFLSEVLSKNVEMDGLQDALKTRSPPSMNMGTMISSPFSSPLAPPLSVSPPFLMEDDQDMTFSDTLVPSSEGDTREEGSLFKEDSLSMEDEDGSETPTPRLFRDPLQDDTGMFVAEQVASFDDRLKSISVVFKQELKDIILCISPFITFKEPFLLVPAGMNCPSRDYFPEQVYLSPLLNKDLKERDGRRKRQLLKDSAPSSLVGGQTNGNAPPRPPEVLPCHGLTSTRIIEQLNGSQGLAEMLADYRAKGGRIRQREVSDPFSSVGAAAPLSVQSRAGGEAPLKAPVKADSEEEKPSKLNDMSWAPKLDCLNPVNHQRLCVLFSSSSAQSNNSPNPCVSPWIVTMEFYGKNDLSLGIFLERYCFRPSYQCPSMYCETPMVHHIRRFVHGSGCVQIVLKELDSPVPGYQHTILNYSWCRICKQVTPVVPLSNDSWSMSFAKYLELRFYGHQYTRRANAEPCGHSMHKDYHQYFSYNQMVASFSYTSVRLLEICLPRPKITIRNLGPSKGSLQQDLKDFSLKVTQVYLAIDDRLTSLKTDTFSKTREEKMEDLFAQKDMEEAELRSWIEKLQARLQVCGVDSPQQLQAVLESLVMKKQGLCEMLQSWNTRLQDLFQQEKGRKRLSVPPSPGRHRQTAADDSKSALESSPRNPSPVVQNGDKEDRLLSAMPSASTSSLLPSPGDPGAEPLTPGPSFTEQDSVSLPEDVFDGHLVGSTDSQVKEKSTMKAILANFLPGNSYNPIPIPFEPDKHYLMYEHERVPIAVCEKEPSSIIAFALSCKEYKTALEDLSKVSNAGGEEAPQVVSAESRVRSSPARPGSESASSLQSRSSTDADPLKEADLSDKQKKQTLNPHIELQFSDANARFYCRIYYAEEFHKMREEIMESAEEDFVRSLSHCVNWQARGGKSGAVFYATEDDRFILKQMPRLEVQSFLDFAPNYFTYITGAVQQKRPTALAKILGVYRIGYKNSQNNTEKKLDLLVMENLFYGRKMAQVFDLKGSLRNRNVKTDSGKESCEVVLLDENLLKLIHDNPLYIRSHCKAILRAAIHSDAYFLSSHLIIDYSLLVGRDDATDQLVVGIIDYIRTFTWDKRLEMVVKSTGILGGQGKLPTVVSPELYRARFCEAMDKYFLMVPDHWTGLGANC